The Breoghania sp. genome has a segment encoding these proteins:
- the secF gene encoding protein translocase subunit SecF: MRLLRLVPENTNFGFMKNRYISFTLSGTLIIVSIVLFLSMGLNYGIDFKGGTVIEIETKDGPANIGDIRAELSELRLGDVQVQEFGAPNDVLIRIERQQGGESAQQRAIALVRDTFGDSVIFRRVEVVGPRVSGELAQAGTLAVLASLFAVLVYIWFRFEWQFAVGAVAATVHDVIITIGMFSVLRLDFTLSSIAAILTIVGYSLNDTVVVYDRIREDLRKYKKKPLLELLDSSINQTLSRTTMTSFSTLLALGSLYVFGGEVIRSFTFAMIWGIGVGTYSSIFVAAPILNFLNLRNDKSKSGDQEQATPA; encoded by the coding sequence ATGCGTCTACTCAGGTTAGTTCCGGAGAACACCAACTTCGGGTTCATGAAGAACCGGTACATCAGCTTCACGCTGTCCGGTACGCTCATCATCGTGTCGATCGTTCTGTTCCTGTCGATGGGCCTGAATTACGGCATCGACTTCAAGGGCGGCACGGTCATCGAAATCGAGACCAAGGACGGTCCCGCCAATATCGGCGACATCCGTGCAGAGCTGTCGGAATTGCGGCTGGGCGATGTGCAGGTGCAGGAGTTCGGCGCGCCGAATGACGTGCTCATCCGCATCGAGCGCCAGCAGGGCGGGGAATCCGCTCAGCAGCGTGCGATCGCCCTGGTGCGCGACACGTTCGGGGATTCGGTGATCTTCCGCCGGGTTGAAGTTGTGGGACCGCGTGTTTCCGGCGAACTCGCTCAGGCGGGTACTCTGGCGGTTCTGGCGTCGCTTTTTGCGGTGCTGGTCTATATCTGGTTCCGCTTCGAATGGCAGTTCGCCGTGGGAGCGGTCGCTGCGACAGTGCATGACGTGATCATCACCATCGGCATGTTCTCGGTGCTGCGTCTCGATTTCACGCTGTCGAGCATCGCGGCGATCCTCACCATCGTGGGCTATTCGCTCAACGATACGGTGGTGGTCTATGACCGGATCCGTGAAGACCTGCGCAAATACAAGAAGAAGCCGTTGCTGGAGCTGCTCGACAGTTCCATCAACCAGACCCTGAGCCGTACGACCATGACGTCGTTCTCCACGCTTCTTGCGTTGGGATCACTCTATGTGTTTGGCGGCGAGGTCATTCGCTCCTTCACCTTTGCCATGATCTGGGGCATCGGCGTCGGCACCTATTCGTCCATCTTCGTGGCGGCGCCGATCCTGAACTTCCTCAATCTGCGCAATGACAAGAGCAAGTCCGGCGATCAGGAGCAGGCAACTCCGGCCTGA
- a CDS encoding Mth938-like domain-containing protein, with protein MARRPSGILPVKAQGLVIREAHFPGRAPIDAYGDGGFRFADMSHRGSLLVLPSGIHGWDPSRPGDLTMQAFAPVFEQSREIEILLIGTGNELVRIDEGLRQKFREHGIMADSMATGAAVRTLNVLLAENRAVAAALIAVE; from the coding sequence ATGGCGCGTCGTCCGTCGGGTATCCTTCCGGTTAAAGCTCAGGGCCTCGTTATTCGCGAGGCCCATTTCCCCGGTCGCGCGCCAATAGACGCCTATGGTGATGGCGGCTTCCGCTTTGCGGACATGTCGCATCGCGGATCGCTGCTGGTACTGCCAAGCGGCATTCATGGCTGGGACCCGAGCAGGCCCGGCGATCTGACCATGCAGGCCTTTGCGCCCGTCTTCGAGCAATCGCGCGAAATCGAGATCCTGCTGATTGGTACCGGAAACGAACTTGTGCGCATCGACGAGGGGCTGAGGCAGAAGTTTCGCGAACACGGGATCATGGCCGATTCCATGGCGACGGGCGCCGCCGTGCGCACGCTCAACGTGCTTCTGGCGGAAAATCGCGCCGTGGCGGCAGCGTTGATCGCCGTCGAATAG
- a CDS encoding phytoene/squalene synthase family protein has protein sequence MTDTDAYCQTLVRDLDRDRYLATLFAPADKRPGLFGLYAFNAEVASVRDKVSDALPGEVRLQWWRDVLDGGAYGDVGGHPVAAALLETIESYNLPREPFHNLLEARIFDLYEDPMPTLADLEGYAGETSSVPMQLASMILSGDPAHALCEASGHGGVAYALTGLMRSLPWHARRHQMYLPADMLDAFGVDPNDVFCGRTTPALKACLAELRLITRKHLAKTQASIRSLGQGCGPAMLPVALVAGYLARMDHPDYDPLHTAVEIPQWRRQWTLWRACRQANKCKAC, from the coding sequence ATGACCGACACAGACGCCTATTGTCAGACACTCGTACGCGACCTGGACAGGGATCGTTATCTCGCAACGCTGTTCGCACCCGCGGATAAGCGCCCAGGCCTGTTTGGGCTCTATGCCTTCAATGCGGAAGTCGCGAGCGTTCGCGACAAGGTCTCGGATGCCTTGCCCGGTGAAGTGCGGTTGCAATGGTGGCGCGATGTGCTGGACGGGGGCGCCTATGGGGATGTGGGCGGGCATCCGGTCGCGGCCGCGCTGCTTGAGACCATCGAGAGTTACAATCTCCCACGCGAGCCATTCCACAACCTCCTGGAGGCCCGGATTTTCGATCTCTATGAAGATCCCATGCCGACGCTGGCCGATCTGGAAGGCTATGCAGGGGAGACGTCATCGGTCCCGATGCAACTCGCCTCCATGATCCTGAGTGGGGATCCCGCGCATGCGCTGTGTGAAGCTTCCGGCCACGGGGGCGTGGCCTATGCGCTGACCGGGTTGATGCGGTCCTTGCCGTGGCATGCCCGTCGCCATCAGATGTATCTGCCCGCCGATATGCTGGATGCCTTCGGGGTCGATCCGAACGATGTCTTTTGCGGGCGGACAACGCCTGCCTTGAAGGCCTGTCTCGCCGAGCTTCGGCTCATCACGCGCAAGCATCTTGCCAAGACCCAGGCCTCGATCCGAAGTCTGGGACAGGGGTGTGGCCCGGCCATGCTGCCGGTGGCCCTTGTGGCCGGCTATCTGGCGCGAATGGATCACCCTGATTATGACCCGCTTCACACGGCGGTGGAGATCCCCCAGTGGCGGCGGCAATGGACGCTGTGGCGGGCTTGCCGCCAGGCCAACAAGTGCAAGGCCTGCTGA
- the trmFO gene encoding methylenetetrahydrofolate--tRNA-(uracil(54)-C(5))-methyltransferase (FADH(2)-oxidizing) TrmFO — protein MNPIHVIGGGLAGSEAAWQAAQAGVPVILHEMRPHRGTEAHVSEGLAELVCSNSFRSDDAELNAVGLLHAELRRAGSLIMKCADANQVPAGGALAVDRHGFSAAVTAALEAHPLITIQREEIAALPPADWDSVIIATGPLTSPALSEAVLSITDEDALAFFDAIAPIVHFDSIDMDIAWFQSRYDKVGPGGTGADYINCPMNRDQYEAFIDALIAGEKTEFKEWEKTPYFDGCLPIEVMAERGRETLRHGPMKPMGLTNAHKPDEKAYAVVQLRQDNALGTLYNMVGFQTKLKYGVQSEIFRMIPGLENAQFARLGGLHRNTFLNSPKLLDGTLRLKAQDRLRFAGQITGCEGYVESASVGCMAGRFAAAERLGKDMPQPPVTTAMGALLNHITVGHLEGEETGKRSFQPMNVNFGLFPPVEFSKKSEDGKRMRGPDKAKAKKRALTSRAMADFDTWLEGSGIPAAD, from the coding sequence ATGAACCCGATTCATGTCATCGGCGGTGGCCTTGCCGGTTCTGAAGCCGCATGGCAGGCCGCGCAAGCCGGCGTGCCCGTCATCCTGCACGAAATGCGCCCCCATCGCGGCACCGAGGCCCATGTGAGCGAAGGACTGGCGGAGCTGGTCTGCTCCAACTCCTTCCGCTCCGATGACGCGGAGCTGAACGCTGTGGGGCTGCTGCATGCGGAACTGCGCCGCGCGGGCTCCCTGATCATGAAATGCGCGGATGCCAATCAGGTGCCCGCAGGCGGGGCACTGGCCGTCGATCGACACGGGTTTTCCGCCGCCGTAACCGCAGCGCTCGAAGCGCATCCGCTGATCACGATCCAGCGCGAGGAAATCGCAGCCCTTCCGCCCGCCGACTGGGACAGCGTGATCATCGCGACCGGCCCGCTCACCTCGCCTGCGTTGAGCGAGGCAGTCCTCTCAATCACCGACGAGGACGCGCTCGCCTTCTTCGACGCCATCGCGCCCATCGTCCACTTCGACAGCATCGACATGGACATTGCCTGGTTCCAGTCGCGCTACGACAAGGTGGGGCCGGGCGGCACGGGCGCGGATTACATCAACTGCCCGATGAACCGTGACCAGTATGAAGCCTTCATCGATGCGCTGATCGCAGGCGAAAAGACCGAGTTCAAGGAATGGGAAAAGACCCCCTATTTCGACGGTTGCCTGCCCATTGAGGTCATGGCTGAGCGCGGACGGGAAACCCTGCGCCACGGACCGATGAAGCCCATGGGCCTGACGAATGCGCACAAGCCCGACGAAAAGGCCTATGCGGTTGTCCAGCTCCGTCAGGACAACGCGCTTGGCACGCTCTACAACATGGTCGGTTTCCAGACGAAGCTAAAATACGGGGTTCAGTCGGAGATCTTCCGCATGATTCCGGGGCTGGAAAACGCCCAGTTTGCCCGTCTGGGCGGCCTGCATCGCAACACCTTCCTGAACTCCCCCAAGCTTCTGGACGGCACCCTGCGCCTGAAGGCCCAGGATCGCCTTCGTTTCGCGGGTCAGATCACCGGCTGCGAGGGATATGTGGAATCGGCCTCCGTCGGCTGTATGGCGGGCCGCTTCGCCGCAGCGGAGCGTCTGGGAAAAGACATGCCGCAGCCGCCGGTTACAACGGCCATGGGCGCTCTGCTCAACCACATCACCGTCGGCCATCTGGAAGGCGAGGAAACGGGCAAGCGCTCTTTCCAGCCGATGAACGTGAATTTCGGCCTGTTCCCGCCGGTGGAGTTTTCCAAGAAGAGCGAAGACGGCAAGCGCATGCGCGGTCCGGACAAGGCCAAGGCCAAGAAACGCGCCCTGACATCCCGTGCCATGGCCGATTTCGACACCTGGCTGGAGGGAAGCGGTATTCCCGCCGCCGACTAG
- a CDS encoding DUF1127 domain-containing protein, whose protein sequence is MFNTFTRKYRSWKNYHRTVAELSRLSDHELHDLGIGRGDIEFVARRSVN, encoded by the coding sequence ATGTTCAACACGTTCACACGCAAGTATCGCTCTTGGAAAAACTACCACCGCACGGTTGCCGAACTGTCGCGTCTGTCCGACCACGAGCTGCATGACCTCGGCATCGGCCGCGGCGACATCGAATTCGTCGCCCGCCGCTCGGTGAACTAA
- a CDS encoding DUF1127 domain-containing protein — translation MLTTLSHRFRSWRKYRETYDELSKLSNRELHDLGIGRTDIEFVARRASV, via the coding sequence ATGCTCACCACGCTTTCACATCGCTTCCGCAGCTGGCGGAAATATCGCGAGACCTATGACGAGCTTTCGAAGCTGTCTAATCGCGAACTTCACGATCTGGGTATCGGGCGCACCGATATCGAGTTCGTCGCTCGCAGGGCTTCCGTTTAA